The Chitinivibrionia bacterium genome contains a region encoding:
- a CDS encoding KTSC domain-containing protein, producing the protein MILKKVARQAIGQFSRVRRQSGTIWQTEGNYTATGGQGRLLTHTNVGKAELDGQGTRAQQMQREGDRLARFMTERPSSVIEAVSYDAKDQIITITFPSGETYDYDNINLNVLKQWAYAPSMGSYFARFIRPKFIFR; encoded by the coding sequence ATGATATTAAAAAAAGTTGCTCGCCAAGCAATAGGTCAATTTTCCCGTGTCCGACGACAAAGTGGAACAATTTGGCAAACAGAAGGTAATTATACAGCCACAGGAGGACAAGGAAGACTTTTAACGCATACAAATGTCGGGAAAGCGGAACTTGACGGACAAGGCACACGCGCTCAGCAAATGCAACGCGAGGGCGACCGTTTGGCAAGATTTATGACAGAGAGACCAAGTAGTGTAATTGAAGCGGTAAGCTATGACGCAAAAGACCAGATAATAACAATTACATTCCCAAGCGGCGAGACATACGACTATGACAATATAAATCTTAACGTGTTAAAACAATGGGCGTATGCTCCGTCAATGGGAAGCTATTTTGCACGTTTTATAAGACCAAAATTTATTTTTAGGTAA